The DNA sequence CGAAGGTCGTCACGGACCCTTGTGAGAACGCATTGAACCATCAGATTGCCGGTCTTGCCAGGGTCACGGGAAAAGCACAACACTTCACCGCGTCGCCCACACCCTCGAGGTTCATTCTGGCCTTAAAGGATGTTAAGTGTTCCTGGGGGTCTTGGGTTCTGTCATActtcatgtccgttggcttgtcgaagtgtttcggcaGCCGGACCTTGAGGATGGAGTGGTGAAAAGGGGTTACTCCCATGATTATGAGGTCTCTTCGCCTTCTCGGCCTTTCTCTGCTCTCTCCCCGGCTTTTCGACTCAGCATGAGTTGTGAAGGATTGGGCGTAGATGACGGGGTCTTGTCGCCTTCTCGGTCTTTCCCTGCTCTCATGATGGCCCTCTGATTCAGCGTGGGCCGAGGGAGACCGAGCGCCCGTTCTACGTCGGATTTGGTTCCTCCGGGGGCTTCTTCCCCGGGATCCCATTCTCTGCTCAGGAGATCGAGTAGGAGAGAGGCTCGGGCTAGGTTGGTAACGATCCCTAGCTGCAAGCTCCCTCTCAAGGTTTTGCACTCTGTGGCGCAACTCCTGCATGATTCTCGCGTTGTCGCCCCCCGTCCCCCCGAAAGGATGCCTTTCATGGGAGCGGAAGGGGAGTTCATTCCTGCGAGAGGGGGATCTCGTGTGTTTGTGAGAGGAAGCTAGGGAGGATCCCTtgttccccacagacggcgccaatattCGGTAGCTCGGCTCCTGCACGGGTCGGATGTGCCAGATGCCTGAAAGTGGTAGGGAAACTGGATTCAGCTCGCCTTCGCGCGTCAGGGTATCCCTGGCCAGCGTGAAGGGAGTGAGGTTGAGGCGCGAGGTCCCGCCGAGCTGACGGCTTGGAATGGGGGGGAGCCTACAAAAGAACTTCGACGCTCAAGTCAATGTCTGTACGAAGGTGGCAGATAGGGTACAGGATAGGTGTCGTATCTCTGAGGAGGGGTAGAGCTCTCCCCTTATATAATCTGTACTAAGGCGGGTCCCACATGGGCAGACCCACCTTCCAGGAAACTTCCTTCCCAGCTTTCAGGTGCCTCGTGGAAGGGGAGGTGACATTTGGGTCACATCTCGGTTCGGGTTGGGTGAAGCCGTCGAGTTGGCCGATTACTCGGATTCGGGCATTGGGTCGGGCCGGAACAGTACTAAAAAATTAtagaacattttctttttgtttgacattataaaaaattatagaacattttttttttgtttaacattATAAAATGTATAGTACTCCCTTTAGtgtttttatgtattaaaatatattttgtcaacttttatatgttactttaatttagtaagtaaatattaattttattataaataaattaataaaatttattcaaatatttaaagtaaaatgataggataatataaaaattatttaaattgatatctcttttagtaatttttcatctaaaagtgattttgagtaatataatccaaacaacatttatatGTAGTTATTTTCATTGagatgatttttttaataaattaatagttaatttatttgaaatttgattatttaattatgattaaattatcatccttttaatataatagttatatttataattaaatgttttgtttgattttatttattgattaaattttattgtgattttgatcacaataaaaggaataagatgcaaaatattttttgtttgtttctcatatatataagtgtatatataaagatcaaatttgatttgataatttttaaagCTAAAAGTTAGTACACTGAAGGATTACTATGTGTTCATAacacacgcagcggaagaaaataaagtaatccttaaagatctattttgtgcttaaactttattccaataatatatagataGTAGACTGTAGATCAGATCTAAAATACCtgagtacgctagtaaaaatcactttctccttcgatggtacgaaggcgctatgcgtatccataccgagaccaacctttgctgtcaactccttgacgaatggacatctgatctaaattgagaaacctcatgcaactctttgcacaccataaaattcttctccaagaattagactcacatacatttatgtgcatagaggtaaaggaataacaaCCCTTGTTATTCTCTCTGTCTTTCTCATATTTTCCTCTACTCttgacatacatatatatagtatgagatttgttactgattttaaatttgattctcaattcaaatttaaatcatatctttaaaTTCCAAATCTAAatcctttaaattttatgaatcatatcataacaatttaaaacataatcgatttggatctcatccaaatttataattcaaattcagaaatagaataactaattattctcaaatctcatttaatattctcaattatcatattattattatattcttggtgctagcaaagaatataataatattccatttgaattaatataattatttatttgatcaaatcaaaataataattaaataattctacagcaaagattagaacactcgttagtgtgtgaccccataggttcaatactaagcgggtagtaaattagtcatactaaatttactaatcaaggttgacgtctagcaacactcctcaacgacccgatagtatgaagtaatatatttttactaagaacctcagaagaacaaagtataattccttccatctttccagctcttggttaacctttagagtatggtttaattgtcaaactctaacttgttaccattattataatgaaccgtgaatgacctaagaaactcatttcttcattcattcaattcccttggccaaggttttattcatctcaatcattataatcatagagctcaaactctttaccgagagttgacagattccttattgactaatcattaattctataagtatttaaatcatacccaatatccattcaactagcaccctagagtattaggtgtccggaatcaaagtataataaatacattgttaattactatgacagtcgcaagtcaaaggaaactctattactgtgttcatcttgagaatattctattgacaaatatacggtaattataaccattaggaattctcaaagtgagtcagttcaatggtcatatctctatatgcaccatatatatatataatttaataaatgagatctattaatcttcatccaatgaagaccattatatatatatatatatatatatatatatatatatatatatatatatatatatatatatatatatatatatatatatattgatctttccggattattaatgtcctttttaataatcctatgaccaagaacaatttagattaaattataaaagatttatctctcaatattatgatcactatcacaatgataaatatctaaatttaatcaaggactttattatattaacattttagtataataacaataacaaattatttgagacatgattgattggattgtggtcatactccttatttccaacaattttactataatccattttgatataaagattgtcaaacataaatcacgttaacacaaacttacttttcatcaaaatcaagtttgcaaaatcaattttatgcaaacttccGTTTGCAAACTGTAATTCAAATACACACTAACTCTAaatacctctctctctctcacttcgTGCCCAACCAGCAGCTGTAGCTAGCGCCTAGCCTTGCGGTCGCCGAACACTTCTCCTCACGCATGTTGCCGTCGGCAGTGACAGACAGAGGGTCAGATCGAAGCTTGTGGTTGTCTTCTCTACGTCAACGTCATCTCCTCTTTAACCCTGATTAGTTTATTTGATTCCTCCTTTGTTGGTCAGTTTGCTCGATCCTCGTCTCTATCTCACCTTTTCTCCCTCGCCGTCAGCTTGGTTTCTCTCTCGCAGGTTTCGTTCTTTTCTCGCCCTCTGTTTCCTTCCTCCGTCACCGTATTTTTGGTTCCTCCTTCGCTGCCAATAAGCTCCCGCTTGTtcatttttttttggttaatttttatgattttaaatttctgttttttaTGATTCTGAACCTGAAATATTTGAATAATGagtttttgattattttattattttattatttaattttgtatgaaactagaataaattttgattattgatttcatattatttttgttGATGCTGTTCTGTTTGTTAAATGGCTGTGTTGATGGtggtattttgttaaattttttagaataattttgttgatagttaatttttttgctGAGTTAATTTTTTGATTGTGGTGTTATGGGTTTTGCtgagttaatttatttaaaacTATTTCTGATTATGTTGTTGGTTGTATGATGAAGATGGAACAActtaaaataactttttaataattttattttatatttagttaaaTCAATTGAATTCTGGTTAACTTTTGGTTGAATTATTGAACTATTGGaccaattattttatttgtttattgattGGTACGGTTATCGTAACTTTGCTAATAATCTTAATTAGTGGCtaacatgataaatttatgaaattaaatcaaattaattctaAATTGAGATATTCTAATACTTTAAGATCTTCTTTAGTtaagttttaatttgatttaatttaataaacTTATCATATTAAtagataattataatttttaagtgTATATTGTAGTATCACTTAATAtgtcatgttaaaaatttttttgacactattattaaaaaaataataaaagaacttaTATGATTAACAAGTGatgttttaaaaactaattttacccTTTAAAAGAAAGGTTTTACGCGTTTAAAACCttgcatttgtttgtttgtttgaagatttcttcATGGGTGAGACAATTAGGGCCCCGCAATGGAAACATTGGAATGTGTTGGTACTTGATAGCCTACCAGCCAATGACATGATATTATGTGCCACCAAAATTTGGGGCCCATTATTTTGCCAACCATACATTTCATGCAGCATATATCATCGTCGTTCAGGTGGAAGAGCTATTTcggattaattttatttttgagtcCATAAGATACGAGTTAAACCTTAAGGTACTCCTTAAGATTAGTTAATTGCATAAAAAAGTTTTCCAAAATTTTAATTGTATTATAAAAATCTTTTGAGATTGAAAATTTTCTATCATGTTGGTGTTTACCTTTTTTTGGGTCAAATTATTTCTTAGATCATAAATGATTTAACACAATTTTTTTATACTGAAGTTAGATAAATTGAAATTGTTATAAGTTTATTGAGTAAATTTTTGTAGTGACTTCTGAGATTCATGTGATTATTCATTCAGTTCTtgagattttaattttattatagtaattttatagtaattttttagATTGAATTCCGGACACCATAATAACCTTTGAGCATCTTTTTAGTGATGACTCAACTATTTCAATACTGATGTAGTTATTTTGTGCCACACTGGAGTGTGTGATGACTAACTTAGGTGGCAAAATTATAAATTAGACCCAATTTGGTCTCTCCCTCTCTATTTAACCTTAATATTTTTTGGTCTCTTCCAAATCTTGTGAACCTtaccttctttttcttcctcattttcatctgattcttcttcttcctccgatAGACTTCTTTTTCGTTCTTGCTATCTCTCTTTGAAGCAAGCAACAATGGCACTTCCATCCGCATTTCAGGAACGACTCCACCATTCTTATTTAAAACTTCCAATATTTTCTATGCATCCAAAAAAACTCAGTGTAATCAAGCTCTTGTTTGTTGCAGGCGGAGAAAGAGTTACAAGCAAATAAATCTCACATTTTGGTCTCCAATCTCGCCAACCCAGAGTCTAAAACTTATCTAATAAGTCCCCACCATCTTAATTTTGTCTAAAACTTATCTCTCTTTTCATGTAACTCCTAAAACTCATTCACCTCGTTATGAATAAAcctaaaataccaaaaaaatcaaCTTCCAATTCCAATTCTAATTTCAGAAGAGTAATTAAGAGAAATGGCATTAACTTAAAAAGTTAGGAGAAGAAATCGTATTTGGCTTTAAAGTTATGGATTTAAGAAGTGAGAGAAAAAGTTGAAATTATGGAAATAAAACAATTCAAGTAGATTGTGGACGAGTTTGTGGTGAAATATCGAAGAGAGGTTTAGGGTTCGAGTTCGAGTAATAAAGTAAATGAGGTAACATTGACACCACAATCTGATTTTTATGTATGCTACATTAAAGTTGAGTCCAAGAAAAAAAGaatgttagagagagagagagagaccagCTATCCTGAGGGAAACTTCGGAGGGAACCAGCTACTAGACGGTTTGATTAGTCTTTCGCCCCTATACCCAAGTCAGACGAACGATTTGCACGTCAGTATCTCCGACTTTGTGAAATGACTTGAGAGGTGTAGGATAAGTGGGAGCCGGAAACGGCGAAAGTGAAATACCACTACTTTTAGCTTGACTCTAGTCCGACTTTGTGAAATGACTTGAGAGGTGTAGGATAAATGGGAGTCGGAAATAGCGAAAGTGAAATACCACTACTTTtaacattattttacttattccgTGAATCGGAGGCGGGGCATTGCCCATCTTTTTGGACCCAAGGCTGGCTTCGGCCGGTCGATCCGGGCGAAAGACAttgtcagagagagagagagctaaaCTAACCATTAAAAGACTTAAGTCATCATCTAAAAGATGCACACAGATTACTATGGTATTTGGAGTTCAATCCGGAAGACTATTATGGTAAAATTGGAACTTTGAAGACCAAATTGCATAATTTTGTGAAAACCTTAAGGACTGTTATAGGAATTTACTCTAATTTTAACGCTGTATACTtaattaaagagtaaagtatcgtttttgtctctaacgtttggggtaaatcctatttgtgtccctaacgtttaaatcgtcttatttgtatccctaacgtttgtaaaagtgattcaatgttatcctgccgtcaattatatatcatgagcgctttagtttgagttttaaaaatctcttcttgaagttaaaatacaaatgtctaggatagaatcgatgatctactctgAAAATAGCTCATCatatgttgaaactaattcctacaacattaacataattcacttttctagggacataattgaatctaaacacaaatagtgggtataatattaaaatcgaacacatccaagtgagacctaattgagaatgaatacatccaagtgagaataattgaaaaatataatctgatttattagtataattgatagtaggataatattgaatcacttttataaacgttaaggatacaaatagaacaatttaaacgttagggacatgaataggacttaccccaaacgttaaggacaaaaacgatactttactcctTAATTAAATGACATTATTTAAtcttaataaatcataaataataatttggaactaaatataatattaaacaaaggaagtgggaaataaaaaaaatttcagcatAAATTTCGGTCCGAgaaaattattgataattgattatattttctttttagattTGATTTGAACCCCGACATTTATTTAAACAGACGAATGAGTTAACCACTCGACCAATCTAAATTAGTAATAattgattataaatttaattttaataattttgatatattattatagtataatttaatcttaaaattacattaattaaataaataatttatacatTTAAATAATTTACAAAATCACATTATATTATAAAAGGTTCTTAAAATGTTGTCCTTATCCTCTATTTTCTATTATTTCCATCTTGTTTTTTCTTATTTCATCCTCTCATCCAAAAAGGCATGGACAATCCGGGAATTATGGGGGCAACAAGTAACAAcggaatcaaaatcaaaattcaaattggctAAACTCAACGGTTAGTTAGTAGCATCCAGCCTGGAACACTGGGCCATAACCGCAACCATCCAAATAATACAAAAGCTCTTCCCGTTTTTAACCATGGTCAACGTAACCCTAGTTAACTTTTAACCGCACATTTCAAATTTAGGCACCAagcctttttctctcttttccacCCTTGACGCTGGCGCTTATTTAAACGCCAAACTAAAACATAGCAACTCACCATTTCAATCTGTGACAAAGGCGTCTTAATAAACGCCGCTCCAGAAACTTCTCTTTTCAATTTTCCATTTTAGGGTTTATTTTCCCTTTCCAATTTTCCCGAGAAAATGAGAGAGTGCATTTCGATCCACATTGGTCAGGCCGGTATCCAGGTCGGAAACGCCTGCTGGGAGCTTTACTGCCTCGAACATGGCATTCAGGTACCTGAAATTAgggattttttattcttattttccttCGAATTGGTTGGTTTTTTCAGATCTAGGGTTGCTGAAATCTGTGTTTCCTCTTTTGGTTCAGCCCGATGGACAGATGCCGAGTGACAAAACCGTTGGTGGAGGAGACGATGCCTTCAACACCTTCTTCAGTGAGACTGGCGCCGGAAAGCACGTGCCACGCGCCGTCTTCGTCGATCTTGAGCCCACCGTGATAGACGAGGTGAGGACCGGAGCCTACCGCCAACTCTTCCACCCTGAGCAACTCATCAGCGGCAAAGAAGACGCTGCCAACAATTTTGCTCGTGGCCATTATACCAGTAATTTCTTCATTTCGATCCCTAATATAATATCCATTTATGATTTGATTATCATTTCCTATTTTGATTGAAACGGTGCGTTTGGTGGTTACAGTTGGGAAGGAGATCGTTGATCTCTGCCTTGATAGGATCAGGAAGCTTGCTGATAACTGCACTGGGCTCCAAGGGTTCTTGGTGTTCAATGCTGTTGGTGGTGGAACCGGTTCTGGTCTTGGTTCCCTTCTCTTGGAGCGTCTTTCTGTTGATTATGGAAAGAAATCTAAGCTTGGGTTCACTGTTTACCCATCTCCCCAGGTTTCTACCTCTGTTGTTGAGCCCTATAACAGTGTCCTTTCCACTCACTCCCTCCTTGAGCACACCGATGTCGCCGTGCTTCTCGACAATGAAGCCATCTATGACATCTGCAGGCGCTCCCTTGACATTGAACGCCCCACCTACACCAACCTCAACCGCCTCGTCTCTCAGGTAAAATTTGTTTCAAAGCTTGTTAGGAATTGCAATTTAATAATTTGAGTTGATTCCTGTGGATTGTTGGTTATTCAACTttgtttgttgattgttgttgAAAAAAGTTGGATATGAAGATGCATGCTTTCTTTTGAGCTATTTCCATAAAACTTTTAAGGTGTGGCTAAGTAGGTGCCTTGACaattttaatgtattgatttTTGCAGGTGATTTCATCCCTCACTGCCTCTTTGAGGTTTGATGGTGCACTGAACGTTGATGTGACTGAGTTCCAAACTAACTTGGTTCCATACCCAAGGATCCATTTCATGCTTTCATCCTATGCACCTGTTATTTCTGCTGAGAAGGCCTACCATGAGCAGCTCTCGGTTGCTGAGATCACCAACAGCGCATTCGAGCCGTCCTCCATGATGGCGAAGTGCGACCCTCGCCATGGCAAGTACATGGCCTGCTGCCTGATGTACCGTGGTGACGTGGTGCCCAAGGATGTGAATGCTGCTGTGGCCACCATCAAGACCAAGCGCACAATCCAATTTGTGGACTGGTGCCCAACTGGTTTCAAGTGCGGTATCAACTACCAGCCACCAACAGTTGTTCCCGGCGGTGACCTTGCCAAGGTGCAGAGGGCTGTGTGCATGATCTCCAACTCCACCAGTGTTGCTGAGGTGTTCTCAAGGATTGACCACAAGTTTGATCTCATGTATGCTAAGCGTGCTTTCGTCCACTGGTATGTGGGCGAGGGCATGGAAGAGGGTGAGTTCTCTGAGGCTCGTGAGGACCTTGCTGCTCTTGAGAAGGATTACGAGGAGGTTGGTGCGGAGTCTGGTGAGGGTGAGGAAGGTGAAGGAGAGGAAGACTATTAGACTGCCGCCATGATGATGTGTTTCTTGTTATGTGCCTTTCTGTTTTCTATTGGACAAGTTGTTTTAGTTTTTTGATGCTTTGCTGTGAAAACATCATGTTTGTGCTTCTACCTTAATAGCACAATGTTTAATCCACTTTTGGTTTTATATTTGCAGTTTTgcactattataattttttactaatccACCATGCGTTTCCTGTTTTAACGTTGCGCCTTTAAAGATTCAAAACCAGATATAGATGAATTTAGCGAAATTATAGTGTATCACCAACACTCTTCCATAGTAGCAAAATGTTAAGTTTCTCCTGTACGATCATTACTGATATAATTACTTATAGCACTGCTGTAGATTAGGTGCCAGTGACAACGACATAACTTGGATATATGATACCGCTTAAGGTAGACATTAGCAGCCAGTAACGGTCGAGATGTATGAGTAATGTTTTTGGctttttttagttttgttttgtattaatgcagagtttaaaatttattcaTTCACATTTTggataaacaattaaaaatatttttgaattttgttattgactaaaatattttcaaagttTATTCAATTAGTCTTTctagttttactaaatttttaagatctttttcttatattatttttaattttataattaggtcattTCTAacgtaaaaaatatattttcacaaattgaaAGTATTCATAggctaaaaaaattagatatggAAGTAGAATGAGTATTATACATAGCGtggtaatttttggtgttttttaaaactATAGGAGGTACACAAATCTAAAAACtttggagtacacaaatcagACCACAAATCGAACCCTTCGGactgtccgatttgtgtactccaaatttttttaattttttcaacacaAATCGGATAGTCCGAGTACAGAAATTGGACTGTCCGATTTATGTACCTAAAAATCGGATGGTTCGATTTCTGTACCTCttaaaaatcggacggtccgatttgtactATGTACATTAAATCATCCcacattttagaaaaatattatagtAGATCACAATTTAGAAAAACATCATTGttaatccaatattaaaaataaaaaagtggtaTTCATAACTAAAAACTTAATTAGATTTTTGACAGTATATATTTTAGGAGttctattaattttaacatttttaatataaaaaagacctaattataaaactaaaagtaatgtaagagaatccaattaaaaaaaatatataaaaaaatttaattaaaaatttagtgaaattATAGGATACAAATTAAATCACAATTTAAAAACATGTCTCAAAGTACCACATCAAATTTTATTAcgttttttaagaatttattattgataacaaaatttaagaatatttttaccaaaaaaaaatttcggatatatttgtaataatttatccttcaaatttttataaaaaatatttggataattatttaaaaattataaaaaaatcaaagcaaatttcaatttataaattttttaaccttATTATTCTTATGCTAAATTATGTTGAATATAATTCGGTGTAAACGACGTTTTCTGCACTCATTTGTTCACATGAAAATGAATGCAAAACGACCAATCATTACTATGAAAATAAATGTAGGGGCCATGAAAATGTATTATTGTCTATATACGACATGGTTCCAGGTTGGGAATCAAGATTTTATAAACACACTATCATTTTCACAGCTAACTTATGGTTTGTCAAGATCATCCCAAACACAAACAGAAACAAAAATTCAGAGAAACATGGCTGGCAAGTCATATATCATTTCAGTAGCGTCCAAGCTTTTCGACAAGACGATTCTCTATCTCAATTCTCTTCTTCATGATAGCAGAATACTTGGAACTCAGATTCTGATCACCAGCATTCACTGAAAGCTTGCAGCTCAGAGATGTTTTCTCCAATTTGCTCATGTACATATCAGAAATCGGTAAAAAGCCGCCTTTCTCGTTGCATAGCCAGCCGTGCGCCGCTCTCACTGCAGCCCCAAGAGAAGCTGAATCTGTTGCCAAGTTGAATAAGTCATTAGCTTCTACCAGAATGAAGGCTTATACTTCAAACATCAATAATCAATACTTACCAGGTCTTTGAACTGTATAAACATCACACCCAAAAATTGAAGCTACTGAATTAAGAATGCTATGGTTCGCTGATGCTCCACCAGTGGCTATAATTCGCTTTGGTGGAGAGGGCATGCCAAATCTTTCAGCATGAGCTCGCATCGACAGAAGTTGACCCTCGATTAATGCTCGCACCTTGAGAGTTTAGCAATTATTGCTTAGTACTCAATAATTATTACATAGTTTTTTAAAGTATTGAATATTTCAATTGGTTTCGAGGTATTGCTAACCTCAGACGGAGCGTCAAACTCTTCGACCTCCTTCTCCTTTAGTCCATCAAgagaattttctgagaaattttctAAAATGAATCGGTGGAAACCAACTGGAACCATGGAAAAGAAAATGTCAGTATTTTATTGTCGACAACAAAGTCAGATTGCTATTCAGTTAAAGCAACTTGGTCTGTAGGAAT is a window from the Arachis hypogaea cultivar Tifrunner chromosome 17, arahy.Tifrunner.gnm2.J5K5, whole genome shotgun sequence genome containing:
- the LOC112765826 gene encoding tubulin alpha-4 chain isoform X2, with the translated sequence MRECISIHIGQAGIQVGNACWELYCLEHGIQPDGQMPSDKTVGGGDDAFNTFFSETGAGKHVPRAVFVDLEPTVIDEVRTGAYRQLFHPEQLISGKEDAANNFARGHYTIGKEIVDLCLDRIRKLADNCTGLQGFLVFNAVGGGTGSGLGSLLLERLSVDYGKKSKLGFTVYPSPQVSTSVVEPYNSVLSTHSLLEHTDVAVLLDNEAIYDICRRSLDIERPTYTNLNRLVSQVISSLTASLRFDGALNVDVTEFQTNLVPYPRIHFMLSSYAPVISAEKAYHEQLSVAEITNSAFEPSSMMAKCDPRHGKYMACCLMYRGDVVPKDVNAAVATIKTKRTIQFVDWCPTGFKCGINYQPPTVVPGGDLAKVQRAVCMISNSTSVAERVSSLRLVRTLLLLRRITRRLVRSLVRVRKVKERKTIRLPP
- the LOC112765826 gene encoding tubulin alpha-4 chain isoform X1, which gives rise to MRECISIHIGQAGIQVGNACWELYCLEHGIQPDGQMPSDKTVGGGDDAFNTFFSETGAGKHVPRAVFVDLEPTVIDEVRTGAYRQLFHPEQLISGKEDAANNFARGHYTIGKEIVDLCLDRIRKLADNCTGLQGFLVFNAVGGGTGSGLGSLLLERLSVDYGKKSKLGFTVYPSPQVSTSVVEPYNSVLSTHSLLEHTDVAVLLDNEAIYDICRRSLDIERPTYTNLNRLVSQVISSLTASLRFDGALNVDVTEFQTNLVPYPRIHFMLSSYAPVISAEKAYHEQLSVAEITNSAFEPSSMMAKCDPRHGKYMACCLMYRGDVVPKDVNAAVATIKTKRTIQFVDWCPTGFKCGINYQPPTVVPGGDLAKVQRAVCMISNSTSVAEVFSRIDHKFDLMYAKRAFVHWYVGEGMEEGEFSEAREDLAALEKDYEEVGAESGEGEEGEGEEDY